One part of the Geothrix edaphica genome encodes these proteins:
- a CDS encoding energy transducer TonB: MSQDLQAYLRTRAHLGELRWGPGLALSLALHLTVGVAFFWPRSGGAEKAEELKVTWVNLPAAMGGTSGGSDAMEVGKTGERLRRVEEVAPVRDTTPSATAPDPFATKTTKSAAKGDSKDTASQGTGTTAAKGKTASPNPVAGAVGSGNGAAFGAGSGIPGLNPTSGVQGGVGLVGGVDGNFPFVWYLQQVQARITSNWNRVSSTQGRVQIYFRIARDGSLDRVRVEIPSGNAAMDESARMAVLRAAPLQRLPEGYDGSYLGVRFWFTYLGN; encoded by the coding sequence ATGAGCCAGGACCTGCAGGCCTACCTCCGCACGCGCGCCCACCTGGGCGAGCTCCGCTGGGGGCCGGGCCTGGCCCTGAGCCTGGCCCTGCACTTGACCGTCGGCGTGGCCTTCTTCTGGCCCCGGAGCGGCGGCGCGGAGAAGGCCGAGGAGCTCAAGGTCACCTGGGTGAACCTGCCCGCGGCCATGGGCGGCACCTCCGGCGGCTCCGATGCCATGGAGGTGGGCAAGACCGGCGAGCGCCTGCGGCGCGTGGAGGAGGTGGCGCCGGTGCGGGACACCACGCCCTCCGCCACAGCCCCGGATCCCTTCGCCACGAAGACCACCAAATCCGCGGCCAAGGGCGACAGCAAGGACACCGCCAGCCAGGGCACGGGCACCACCGCCGCCAAGGGCAAGACCGCCTCGCCCAACCCCGTGGCCGGGGCCGTGGGCTCGGGCAACGGCGCGGCCTTCGGCGCGGGCTCGGGCATCCCGGGCCTGAACCCCACCTCCGGCGTCCAGGGCGGCGTGGGCCTGGTGGGCGGGGTGGATGGCAACTTCCCCTTCGTGTGGTACCTGCAGCAGGTCCAGGCCCGCATCACGTCCAACTGGAACCGGGTCTCCAGCACCCAGGGCCGCGTGCAGATCTACTTCCGCATCGCCCGGGACGGCAGCCTCGACCGCGTGCGCGTGGAGATCCCCAGCGGCAACGCCGCCATGGACGAGAGCGCCCGCATGGCCGTCCTGCGCGCCGCCCCCCTCCAGCGCCTGCCGGAGGGCTACGACGGCTCGTACCTGGGCGTGCGCTTCTGGTTCACGTACCTGGGGAACTGA
- a CDS encoding serine/threonine-protein kinase: MATQTASPLQPGDVVGRYQVEAFVAEGGMGRVYRGWDGSLERHVALKTIRADHASQRAALSRFQREAQILAKLDHAGICHVYDWLDHHGTLVMAMEWVEGTPLSKLLEQGPLPLPKALRLLREVALALAAAHAKGVIHRDLKPSNILITPEGSAKLLDFGLAKDFEVAGPGDRGDTWPAPPGEEGTTATCPGSDEPLTQPGTVMGTRGFIAPELLLGESATAATDLYALGVVASLALAGDPPPGTERTPVPWTRRVLKWRSGSGPHPHGHAAGPHALRNLVDRLLCLDPSARPTAQEVVEALDQIQAPTSPVWWAAAAAAVTLALTGLGTWAYGRGVIPEFSASRQARLVVAPVRNLTPDPGRTPEAEITTTDLLEHILRSFPQVKVVQDRDPGDDRPRAAAMAATAGDEAALIRRLVARTGADLVMLGELAPVPGSGAPVLRLRLVDREGRLRASRESAAATPDYEPNLAVPSVLKELNRTLSPLGRSPEFPAMPPKEALEAYGTGLDLLRHGDRMRALPFLERAALLAPRFAPGVRVYGSVLYSRGDAKALPTLMWAVATARESRDRYSEAEGLIGLALLARRTDRKSDEEVPLLEQALELGRATRDTDLQAKILNELGTHWIHKEDWTAAERSLTPALEMVTATGNRGLRTDILVNLGNRAKYLGRTQEARGFYQDALADAGVAESPLYTALTQNNLAILDLEEGRPGPAEKTFLEVLRLRRDLGDAEGECRTLLLLGIAAHMKGDFDQAAARYDAVLEEARKHDFLLIQGRALYRLGDLLRARGRLPAATIRLMEASALLAKKGTAQNRAEALAALAECKARQRDLAEAERLLDEARGLAGDRPQIWRARAWVLHLRGRDKEALDALASALASPRSEDSEHHEEVLSLVSSWRKRS; the protein is encoded by the coding sequence ATGGCGACTCAGACTGCCAGCCCGCTCCAGCCCGGTGACGTGGTCGGCCGTTACCAGGTGGAGGCGTTTGTCGCCGAGGGCGGCATGGGGCGGGTATACAGGGGCTGGGACGGCTCGCTGGAGCGCCACGTCGCCCTGAAGACCATCCGCGCGGACCATGCCAGCCAGCGGGCCGCCCTGAGCCGTTTCCAGCGGGAGGCCCAGATCCTCGCGAAGCTCGACCACGCGGGCATCTGCCACGTGTACGACTGGCTGGACCACCACGGGACCCTGGTCATGGCCATGGAGTGGGTGGAGGGGACCCCCCTCTCGAAGCTGCTGGAGCAGGGGCCGCTGCCGCTCCCGAAAGCGCTCCGGCTGCTCCGCGAGGTGGCCCTGGCCCTGGCGGCGGCCCACGCCAAGGGCGTCATCCACCGGGACCTGAAGCCGTCGAACATCCTGATCACGCCGGAGGGCTCGGCCAAGCTCCTGGATTTCGGCCTGGCGAAGGACTTCGAAGTGGCGGGACCGGGGGACCGCGGGGACACCTGGCCCGCCCCGCCTGGGGAGGAAGGCACGACGGCGACCTGCCCGGGTTCCGATGAGCCGCTCACCCAGCCCGGGACGGTCATGGGCACCCGCGGCTTCATCGCCCCGGAGCTGCTGCTGGGGGAGAGTGCCACGGCGGCCACGGACCTGTATGCGCTCGGCGTGGTCGCCTCCCTGGCCCTGGCGGGCGATCCGCCGCCGGGGACGGAGCGGACCCCGGTCCCCTGGACCCGGAGGGTGCTCAAGTGGCGCTCAGGGTCGGGGCCGCATCCCCATGGGCACGCCGCCGGGCCGCACGCCCTCCGGAACCTGGTGGACCGCCTGCTCTGCCTGGATCCGTCGGCCCGCCCCACGGCGCAGGAAGTGGTCGAGGCGCTGGACCAGATCCAGGCGCCCACCTCCCCTGTGTGGTGGGCGGCCGCCGCGGCGGCCGTGACGCTCGCCCTGACGGGGCTGGGCACATGGGCCTACGGCCGGGGCGTGATCCCCGAGTTCTCGGCCTCGCGCCAGGCCCGGCTGGTGGTGGCGCCGGTCCGGAACCTCACGCCGGATCCCGGGCGCACGCCCGAGGCGGAGATCACCACCACGGACCTGCTGGAGCACATCCTCCGCAGCTTCCCCCAGGTGAAGGTCGTGCAGGATCGCGATCCCGGAGACGACCGGCCCCGGGCCGCGGCCATGGCGGCGACGGCAGGCGATGAGGCGGCGCTCATCCGCCGCCTGGTGGCCCGGACCGGCGCGGACCTGGTGATGCTGGGGGAGCTGGCCCCGGTTCCCGGCTCGGGCGCTCCCGTGCTGCGGCTGAGGCTGGTGGACCGCGAGGGCCGCCTGCGGGCCAGCCGGGAATCTGCCGCCGCCACCCCCGACTATGAACCCAACCTGGCGGTGCCTTCGGTGCTGAAGGAGCTGAACCGGACCCTGTCGCCGCTGGGCCGGTCCCCCGAGTTCCCGGCCATGCCCCCGAAGGAGGCCCTCGAGGCCTACGGCACAGGCCTCGACCTGCTCCGGCACGGGGACCGGATGCGGGCCCTTCCCTTCCTGGAGCGGGCCGCGCTGCTGGCGCCGCGCTTCGCTCCGGGGGTGCGGGTCTATGGCTCGGTGCTGTACAGCCGGGGGGACGCGAAGGCCCTGCCCACGCTCATGTGGGCCGTGGCCACCGCCCGCGAGTCGCGGGACCGGTACTCCGAAGCCGAAGGGCTGATCGGGCTGGCGCTCCTCGCCCGGAGGACGGACCGGAAGTCCGATGAGGAGGTCCCCCTGCTGGAGCAGGCCCTGGAGCTGGGCCGGGCCACGCGGGACACGGACCTCCAGGCCAAGATCCTGAACGAGCTCGGCACCCACTGGATCCACAAGGAGGACTGGACGGCGGCGGAACGGTCGCTCACGCCCGCCCTCGAGATGGTGACCGCCACAGGGAACCGGGGGCTGAGGACCGACATCCTGGTGAACCTGGGCAACCGGGCCAAGTACCTGGGCCGGACCCAGGAGGCCCGCGGCTTCTACCAGGATGCCCTGGCCGACGCGGGCGTGGCCGAGAGCCCTCTGTACACGGCCCTCACGCAGAACAACCTGGCCATCCTCGACCTGGAGGAGGGGCGGCCCGGGCCGGCGGAGAAGACCTTCCTGGAGGTGCTCCGCCTGCGCCGGGACCTGGGGGATGCCGAGGGCGAGTGCCGGACGCTGCTGCTGCTGGGCATCGCCGCCCACATGAAGGGCGACTTCGACCAGGCGGCCGCCCGGTACGACGCCGTCCTGGAGGAGGCGCGGAAACACGACTTCCTCCTGATCCAGGGGCGGGCCCTCTACCGGCTGGGGGATCTCCTGCGGGCGCGGGGGAGGCTCCCGGCCGCCACCATCCGCCTGATGGAGGCCTCGGCGCTGCTGGCGAAGAAGGGGACGGCGCAGAACCGGGCCGAGGCCCTCGCCGCCCTCGCCGAGTGCAAGGCCCGGCAGCGCGACCTGGCGGAAGCCGAGCGCCTGCTGGACGAGGCCCGGGGGCTCGCGGGCGACCGCCCCCAGATCTGGCGCGCCCGGGCCTGGGTGCTGCACCTGCGGGGGCGGGACAAGGAGGCCCTGGATGCCCTGGCCTCGGCCCTGGCCAGCCCCCGCAGCGAGGACTCCGAACACCATGAGGAAGTCCTTTCGCTGGTTTCCAGCTGGCGGAAGCGTTCCTGA
- a CDS encoding ExbD/TolR family protein has product MSFTPGSRRGAMADINMTPLIDVMLVLLIIFMIAAPMMMTGVDVKLPESRTGRNLESEALTVSITFDGRLQFDQAFMALPVLANQLKAKAQSGGKRPVLVRADHNVPYGRVIQVVDAIREAGFTQVGFVTAAAPIAAPPAEAK; this is encoded by the coding sequence GTGTCATTCACCCCAGGCAGCAGGCGCGGCGCCATGGCCGACATCAACATGACGCCGCTCATCGACGTGATGCTGGTGCTGCTGATCATCTTCATGATCGCGGCGCCCATGATGATGACGGGCGTGGACGTGAAGCTGCCGGAGAGCCGCACGGGCCGCAACCTGGAGAGCGAGGCCCTCACGGTCTCCATCACCTTCGACGGCCGCCTCCAGTTCGACCAGGCCTTCATGGCCCTGCCCGTGCTCGCCAACCAGCTCAAGGCCAAGGCCCAGTCCGGCGGCAAGCGCCCCGTGCTGGTGCGGGCCGACCACAACGTGCCCTACGGCCGCGTCATCCAGGTGGTGGACGCCATCCGCGAGGCGGGCTTCACCCAGGTGGGCTTCGTCACCGCCGCCGCGCCCATCGCCGCCCCGCCTGCCGAAGCGAAATGA